The following are from one region of the Coccinella septempunctata chromosome 7, icCocSept1.1, whole genome shotgun sequence genome:
- the LOC123316412 gene encoding nucleoside diphosphate-linked moiety X motif 8, translating to MLTSRVGINLICKRAVSKFYSPENVLSQDNKEKTSSKFSTMQPIRLSHFPPKKAAVLVPLCIMDGKMALLYTLRTSKLKNHRGEVSFPGGMLDDSDKDVTHTALRETQEELGMDPQCVDIWSSGRQLVARGKTTVTPVLGYIKKNFKIKDLKLSRDEVDEAFFVNLEDLCNPKLHGHTQFRQGDMTFDMPVFLAGKYRIWGLTAVITYITLHSLLPSRAYNHQIRQLQPINIIP from the coding sequence ATGTTAACATCTCGCGTGGGAATAAATTTAATTTGTAAAAGAGCTGTGAGTAAATTTTATTCGCCTGAAAATGTGCTTTCTCAAGACAACAAGGAGAAAACATCCTCTAAGTTCAGTACTATGCAACCCATAAGACTTTCCCATTTTCCACCAAAAAAAGCTGCTGTGTTGGTGCCACTTTGTATCATGGATGGAAAGATGGCGTTGTTGTACACATTAAGGACATCgaaattgaaaaaccatagaGGAGAGGTGAGTTTTCCTGGAGGAATGCTGGATGACTCGGACAAAGATGTTACCCATACAGCATTGAGGGAAACCCAGGAAGAGCTTGGAATGGATCCTCAATGTGTGGATATTTGGAGTTCTGGGCGACAACTTGTAGCCAGAGGTAAAACAACAGTTACCCCAGTTCTTGGATACATCaagaaaaacttcaaaatcaaagatttgAAACTTAGCAGAGATGAAGTTGATGAAGCATTCTTCGTGAATTTGGAAGATCTGTGTAATCCGAAATTGCATGGACATACACAGTTCAGGCAAGGTGATATGACTTTCGATATGCCAGTCTTTCTCGCTGGAAAATACCGCATTTGGGGACTCACAGCAGTGATCACCTATATAACACTGCATTCGCTACTACCAAGTAGAGCATATAATCATCAAATACGACAATTACAACCTATAAACATTATAccctga